In Pseudomonas sp. GCEP-101, one DNA window encodes the following:
- a CDS encoding MFS transporter → MTTERQASSAQALLLLFGSCLPVLGAVLIAPVLPRMQAHFADTPGAAVLVPVALTLPALVIAFLAPLAGVLADRVGRRSLLLASMLLYSLCGVLPLWLDSLGLIVASRAGIGLAEAGIMTCCTTLMGDYFDGQRRERLFALQMVATSLSAALFMGVGGALGESGWRTPFTLYAVGVLCLPLMAALLWEPQVRRVEQAAPGAGAFPWAALAPLYLLTVLAGVSLFIVPVQAGYLLQLLHVDGPQQIGLTMGANQLGVLAGALTFRLLASLPARRLLALGFATAGLGGALMALSLSHAPVVLAVLLNGVGVGLLLPTLITQVMQQVGFEQRGRATGGFTAVIFAGEFVSPLLVLALTGGVAEQLPHALLRVAVVQLVLAPLCLVLLRGRRAASVAGAL, encoded by the coding sequence ATGACCACTGAACGCCAAGCCTCCAGCGCACAAGCCCTGTTGCTGCTGTTCGGCAGCTGCCTGCCGGTGCTCGGCGCGGTGCTCATCGCGCCGGTGTTGCCGCGCATGCAGGCACATTTTGCCGACACCCCCGGCGCCGCCGTGCTGGTGCCGGTGGCGCTGACCCTGCCGGCGCTGGTGATCGCCTTCCTCGCGCCGCTGGCCGGCGTGCTGGCGGACCGAGTCGGCCGGCGCTCCCTGCTGCTGGCCAGCATGCTGCTCTACAGCCTGTGCGGGGTGCTGCCGCTGTGGCTGGACTCCCTCGGGCTGATCGTCGCCAGCCGCGCCGGCATCGGGCTGGCCGAGGCGGGGATCATGACCTGCTGCACCACGCTGATGGGCGACTACTTCGACGGCCAGCGCCGCGAGCGCCTGTTCGCCCTGCAGATGGTCGCCACCTCCTTGTCCGCGGCCTTGTTCATGGGAGTGGGCGGCGCGCTGGGGGAGAGCGGCTGGCGCACGCCGTTCACGCTCTACGCCGTGGGCGTGCTGTGCCTGCCGCTGATGGCTGCGCTGCTGTGGGAGCCGCAGGTGCGCCGCGTCGAGCAGGCGGCGCCGGGCGCTGGGGCATTCCCGTGGGCCGCGCTGGCGCCGTTGTACCTGCTCACCGTGCTGGCCGGCGTCAGCCTGTTCATCGTGCCGGTGCAGGCGGGCTACCTGCTGCAATTGCTGCACGTCGATGGCCCGCAGCAGATCGGCCTGACCATGGGCGCCAACCAGTTGGGCGTGCTCGCCGGCGCGCTGACCTTCCGCCTGCTCGCCAGCCTGCCGGCGCGCCGCCTGCTGGCGCTGGGCTTTGCCACGGCGGGGCTGGGCGGCGCGCTGATGGCGCTCTCACTCAGCCATGCGCCGGTGGTCCTCGCCGTGCTGCTGAACGGGGTCGGCGTCGGCCTGCTGTTGCCGACGCTGATCACCCAGGTGATGCAGCAGGTCGGTTTCGAGCAGCGTGGGCGCGCCACCGGCGGCTTCACCGCGGTGATCTTCGCCGGCGAGTTCGTCAGCCCGTTGCTGGTGCTGGCGCTCACCGGCGGGGTCGCCGAGCAACTGCCCCATGCCCTGTTGCGGGTGGCGGTGGTCCAGCTGGTGCTGGCGCCGCTGTGCCTGGTGCTGCTGCGCGGTCGCCGCGCGGCATCGGTGGCGGGGGCGCTATGA
- a CDS encoding GlxA family transcriptional regulator, giving the protein MHDFTLLVVPGAFASSVTATLDILATAATVAQRRGLAAPRWRVCGPQPGAVPLGHGLQLHVEALEHSAGDHSCWVIPGIGVSDAALLPQRLGEPWAAPLFAALRTHLASGREIAASCSAVFLLQAAGLLDGRRVTTSWWLAPHLQAMAPHCRVDPDFMVLADPPLTTAGAAFAQTDLMLHLLRRRLSPDLADAVGKALLLDRRRLQSPFVIPAMLVQDNALVSRLTALIEAALPALPGVRALAASVGMSERTLSRHVHKATGHSTRHLIQRVQVNKARALLEAGGCSVEAVAAQVGYQDATALRRLMRRLLNASPRQLRQG; this is encoded by the coding sequence ATGCATGATTTCACCCTGTTGGTCGTTCCGGGGGCCTTCGCCTCCAGCGTGACCGCCACCCTGGACATCCTCGCCACCGCCGCCACCGTCGCGCAACGCCGCGGCCTGGCTGCGCCACGCTGGCGCGTCTGCGGCCCACAGCCCGGCGCCGTGCCGCTGGGGCATGGACTGCAGCTGCACGTCGAGGCGCTGGAGCACAGCGCCGGTGACCATTCCTGCTGGGTCATCCCCGGGATCGGCGTGAGCGACGCCGCCCTGCTCCCGCAGCGCCTCGGGGAGCCGTGGGCGGCGCCCCTGTTCGCGGCGTTGCGCACGCACCTGGCCAGCGGCCGGGAAATCGCCGCGTCCTGTTCCGCGGTGTTCCTCCTGCAGGCAGCCGGGCTGCTGGACGGGCGGCGGGTGACGACCTCCTGGTGGCTGGCGCCGCACCTGCAGGCCATGGCGCCGCACTGCCGGGTAGACCCGGATTTCATGGTGCTGGCCGATCCCCCGCTGACCACCGCCGGCGCGGCCTTCGCGCAGACCGATCTCATGCTGCACCTGCTGCGCCGGCGCCTGTCACCGGACCTCGCCGACGCGGTGGGCAAGGCCCTGCTGCTCGACCGCCGCCGATTGCAATCGCCCTTCGTCATCCCGGCCATGCTGGTGCAGGACAATGCCCTGGTCTCGCGCCTGACCGCACTGATCGAAGCGGCGCTGCCGGCGCTGCCCGGCGTGAGGGCGCTGGCGGCCAGCGTCGGCATGTCCGAGCGGACCCTGTCGCGCCACGTGCACAAGGCCACCGGGCACTCCACCCGGCACCTGATCCAGCGGGTGCAGGTGAACAAGGCGCGGGCGCTGCTCGAAGCCGGCGGCTGCTCGGTGGAAGCCGTCGCGGCGCAGGTGGGCTACCAGGACGCCACGGCCCTGCGCCGCCTGATGCGCCGCCTGCTCAACGCCAGCCCACGGCAATTGCGCCAGGGCTGA
- a CDS encoding cupin, whose product MNSQEVAPETRGVTVELLSSVDLGPEIDGMAGRQLRMRRVTIEPGGVFGPVHDHVDRPGTVFILQGTITDHRNGIATDYGPGVGWPEDHATVHWLENRGTLTAVEISVDIVRLG is encoded by the coding sequence ATGAACAGCCAAGAGGTGGCACCCGAAACCCGGGGTGTGACGGTGGAGCTGCTGTCCTCGGTCGACCTCGGTCCGGAGATCGATGGCATGGCCGGCCGACAGTTGCGCATGCGCCGGGTGACCATCGAGCCCGGCGGCGTGTTCGGGCCGGTGCATGACCACGTGGACCGGCCCGGCACGGTGTTCATCCTGCAGGGCACCATCACCGACCATCGCAACGGCATCGCCACCGACTACGGACCGGGGGTGGGCTGGCCGGAGGACCACGCCACCGTGCACTGGCTGGAGAACCGCGGCACGCTGACTGCCGTGGAGATTTCGGTGGATATCGTCCGCCTGGGATGA
- a CDS encoding DMT family transporter, with translation MSTHESTATAASLPRTTTPSARAGGTLPFVLGSVVLGTIGIFLHQSGADPLTATWFRCAFGLLGLSLWAICRRQLGSLFPARKTLLAVLVAGALMVLAWGLFFAAIERTSAGVATVLFHVQPLWVLLLGGLCLKEPIARRRMVCVAIAMLGLVLATGILEHLSLFGAQQAYPASYWWGVGFCLVGALCTACVTLVARTLQQVPAGILAWWQCAVGTLVLLAWPILHGWPPLGAAWGWLAGLGLLHTGLAYALLYAGMARLNTDRIAVYQFIYPAVAIVIDWLVYGQHLGPLQLGGIAIMAMAIGYAERAE, from the coding sequence ATGAGCACACATGAATCGACGGCAACCGCCGCCAGCCTGCCCCGCACCACCACGCCCAGCGCCCGCGCCGGCGGAACGCTGCCCTTCGTCCTGGGCAGCGTGGTGCTGGGCACGATTGGCATCTTCCTGCACCAGTCCGGCGCCGATCCGCTGACCGCCACCTGGTTCCGCTGCGCCTTCGGCCTGCTGGGCCTGAGCCTCTGGGCGATCTGCCGCCGCCAGCTGGGCAGCCTGTTCCCTGCCCGCAAGACGCTGCTCGCCGTGCTGGTCGCAGGCGCGCTGATGGTGTTGGCCTGGGGTCTGTTCTTCGCCGCCATCGAACGCACCTCGGCCGGCGTGGCGACGGTGCTGTTCCACGTCCAGCCCCTGTGGGTGCTGTTGCTCGGCGGCCTCTGCCTGAAGGAGCCCATCGCCCGGCGGCGCATGGTCTGCGTGGCCATCGCCATGCTCGGCCTGGTACTGGCGACCGGCATCCTCGAGCACCTGTCGCTGTTCGGCGCGCAGCAGGCCTACCCGGCGAGCTACTGGTGGGGCGTGGGCTTCTGTCTCGTCGGCGCCTTGTGCACGGCGTGCGTGACGCTGGTGGCGCGCACGCTGCAGCAGGTGCCCGCGGGCATACTGGCCTGGTGGCAATGCGCGGTGGGGACGCTGGTGCTGCTCGCCTGGCCCATCCTGCACGGCTGGCCGCCGCTCGGCGCGGCCTGGGGCTGGCTGGCCGGGCTGGGGCTGCTGCACACGGGGCTGGCCTACGCCCTGCTCTACGCCGGCATGGCGCGGCTGAACACCGACCGGATCGCCGTCTACCAGTTCATCTACCCGGCGGTGGCCATCGTCATCGACTGGCTGGTCTACGGCCAGCACCTCGGCCCGCTGCAGCTGGGCGGCATCGCGATCATGGCGATGGCCATCGGGTACGCCGAACGGGCCGAGTGA
- a CDS encoding cyclase family protein, with the protein MSLNQRRLLDLSVTLDNNPYTDPPPLLPRIDYMDHQQGWPEMAAMFPGLRKQDLPGDESWAAERLQITTHSGTHMDAPWHYASTTDGGKPAFGIDELPLEWCLQPGVRLDFRHLPDGHVVTAAEVDAELARIGHALQPLDIVLVNTRAGSLFGQPGYLEAGIGMGREATLYLLERGVRVVGTDAWSWDAPFKYTRERFAASGDASIIWEGHKAGRDIGYGQMEKLANLEQLPDHGFLVSCFPYKIRHASAGFVRAVAILDPLPATG; encoded by the coding sequence ATGAGCCTCAACCAGCGCCGCCTGCTCGACCTCTCCGTGACCCTGGACAACAACCCCTACACCGACCCGCCGCCGCTGCTGCCCAGGATCGACTACATGGACCACCAGCAGGGCTGGCCGGAGATGGCCGCGATGTTCCCCGGCCTGCGCAAGCAGGACCTGCCCGGTGACGAATCCTGGGCCGCCGAGCGCCTGCAGATCACCACTCACAGCGGCACCCACATGGATGCGCCGTGGCATTACGCGTCCACCACCGATGGCGGCAAGCCGGCGTTCGGCATCGACGAACTGCCGCTGGAATGGTGCCTGCAACCGGGCGTCAGGCTGGACTTCCGCCACCTGCCGGACGGCCACGTGGTCACCGCCGCCGAGGTCGACGCGGAGCTGGCGCGCATCGGCCACGCCCTGCAGCCGCTGGACATCGTGCTGGTGAATACCCGTGCCGGCAGCCTGTTCGGCCAGCCGGGCTACCTGGAGGCGGGCATCGGCATGGGCCGCGAGGCCACGCTCTACCTGCTGGAGCGCGGCGTGCGGGTGGTGGGCACCGATGCCTGGAGCTGGGACGCGCCGTTCAAATACACTCGCGAGCGCTTCGCCGCCTCCGGCGATGCGTCGATCATCTGGGAAGGCCACAAGGCCGGGCGCGACATCGGCTACGGGCAGATGGAGAAGCTCGCTAACCTGGAGCAACTGCCCGACCACGGCTTCCTCGTCAGCTGCTTCCCCTACAAGATCCGCCACGCCTCCGCCGGTTTCGTGCGCGCCGTGGCGATCCTCGACCCGCTGCCGGCGACGGGCTGA
- a CDS encoding tautomerase family protein, producing the protein MPNILIKVPTGAFPEPQRERLLAAVSEAAIACERIGPDPRQRSLCWVLVEEVRAADWLCGGGNLHAQAIPCIVTVKVPAGVLDEPLRRDYVQCLHQAIAQCVEPQDGRLLMTSIQLEEVADGTWGANGSLWHLADFTRAAGYGHLLARG; encoded by the coding sequence ATGCCCAACATCCTGATCAAGGTCCCCACCGGAGCGTTCCCCGAGCCGCAGCGCGAGCGCCTGCTGGCGGCGGTCAGCGAGGCTGCCATCGCCTGCGAGCGGATCGGCCCCGACCCGCGCCAGCGCAGCCTGTGCTGGGTGCTCGTGGAGGAGGTGCGCGCAGCCGACTGGCTTTGCGGCGGCGGGAACCTGCATGCCCAGGCCATCCCCTGCATCGTCACGGTCAAGGTGCCGGCCGGCGTGCTCGACGAGCCGTTGCGCAGGGACTATGTGCAGTGCCTGCACCAGGCCATCGCGCAATGCGTGGAGCCTCAGGACGGGCGTCTGCTGATGACCTCGATACAGCTGGAGGAAGTCGCCGACGGGACCTGGGGCGCGAACGGCAGCCTCTGGCACCTGGCCGATTTCACCCGCGCGGCGGGGTATGGGCATCTGCTGGCGCGCGGCTGA
- a CDS encoding sulfite exporter TauE/SafE family protein, whose amino-acid sequence MLDSAVALLPFSALDWLLVLAGIAAAYVVFGIAGFGTALVAGPVLIHFMPLSRIIPLLVLLDFVAAFGNWLPARKAVARNELLRLLPCMAVGCTLGAVFLLQLKSDVLLLLMGLFVTSYALYSLAVKVRPDRLGAAWALPAGTVGGLFGALFGSGGFLYALYLNARLASTEQARATQSALISCSTVVRLGLFLLAGVYADRALLLLALVLLPVMAAGLWVGRRLTQRLSRDAFIRLVTWLVLASGVALIGRYFSS is encoded by the coding sequence ATGCTGGATTCCGCCGTCGCGCTATTACCCTTTTCCGCCCTCGACTGGTTGCTGGTGCTGGCCGGTATCGCGGCGGCCTACGTGGTGTTCGGCATCGCCGGTTTCGGCACGGCGCTGGTCGCCGGGCCGGTGCTGATCCACTTCATGCCGTTGTCGCGGATCATCCCGCTGCTGGTCCTGCTGGATTTCGTCGCCGCCTTCGGCAACTGGCTGCCGGCGCGCAAGGCGGTGGCGCGCAATGAGCTGCTGCGGCTGCTGCCGTGCATGGCCGTGGGCTGCACCCTGGGCGCGGTGTTCCTGTTGCAGCTCAAATCCGACGTCCTGCTGTTGCTGATGGGGCTGTTCGTCACCAGCTATGCGCTCTACAGCCTGGCCGTGAAGGTACGGCCCGATCGCCTGGGCGCCGCATGGGCGCTGCCGGCGGGCACGGTGGGCGGGCTGTTCGGCGCCCTGTTCGGCAGCGGCGGGTTTCTCTACGCGCTGTACCTGAATGCCCGGCTGGCCTCCACCGAGCAGGCCCGCGCCACCCAGAGCGCGTTGATCAGTTGCAGCACGGTGGTGCGCCTGGGGCTGTTCCTGCTGGCGGGCGTGTATGCCGACCGCGCGTTGCTGCTGCTCGCGCTGGTGCTGCTGCCGGTGATGGCGGCGGGCTTGTGGGTGGGCCGCCGCCTGACGCAGCGCCTGTCCCGCGATGCCTTCATCCGGCTGGTGACGTGGTTGGTGCTGGCCAGCGGCGTGGCCCTGATCGGGCGCTACTTCAGTTCATGA
- a CDS encoding SDR family NAD(P)-dependent oxidoreductase: MNELFSLAGKTALITGATRGIGLAIARAYGRAGARLAISSESAEDCARTVQALAQEGIDAVAVPADLRDGQAVQAMARQALAHLGRVDALVCNAGVAPHMGPLGTASEADWELTFTVNLRSALWLTTALLPSMAEHGGGSVVLMASIAGVRGNKGLGLYGLSKAGLAQLARNLAVEWGPANIRVNAISPGVIHTDFARPLTDNPEVMQRRLALTPLRRVGRPEEVAALALLLAAPGGAFISGQNLIVDGGTTIGDGN; this comes from the coding sequence ATGAACGAACTGTTTTCCCTGGCCGGCAAGACCGCGCTGATCACCGGCGCCACCCGCGGCATCGGCCTGGCCATCGCCCGCGCATACGGCCGCGCCGGCGCGCGCCTGGCGATCAGCAGCGAGAGCGCCGAGGACTGTGCGCGAACCGTGCAGGCGCTGGCGCAGGAGGGTATCGATGCCGTCGCCGTGCCTGCGGACCTGCGTGATGGCCAGGCGGTGCAGGCCATGGCTCGGCAAGCCCTGGCGCATCTGGGCCGCGTCGATGCGCTGGTCTGCAACGCCGGGGTGGCGCCGCACATGGGGCCCCTGGGCACGGCCAGCGAGGCCGACTGGGAGCTGACCTTCACCGTCAACCTGCGCAGTGCGCTGTGGCTGACCACGGCGCTGCTGCCGTCCATGGCCGAACACGGCGGCGGCAGCGTCGTGCTGATGGCCAGCATCGCCGGGGTGCGCGGCAACAAGGGCCTGGGCCTGTACGGGCTGTCCAAGGCGGGCCTGGCGCAACTGGCGCGCAACCTGGCGGTGGAGTGGGGGCCGGCGAACATCCGCGTCAACGCCATCAGCCCCGGCGTGATCCACACCGACTTCGCCCGCCCGCTGACCGACAACCCCGAGGTGATGCAGCGCCGCCTCGCCCTCACGCCGCTGCGCCGGGTCGGCCGACCCGAGGAAGTGGCAGCCCTGGCCCTGCTGCTGGCAGCCCCCGGCGGCGCGTTCATCAGCGGACAGAACCTCATCGTCGACGGTGGCACGACCATCGGCGACGGCAATTGA
- a CDS encoding VIT1/CCC1 transporter family protein — translation MENVEKGTWQRVLEPVDRITEVIFGLLMAMTFIGSLSVATSGREEARTMLIAALGCNLAWGLADAVIFLMRTWTERTRSRTLLQRLQGGADPRNGHYLIAAALPPRIATAAGAEGLEMLRVRLLGTVGTPVQARIGWADLKGALATFLLVVLATFPLVIPFLLIPQTGPAIRASNAVALVMLFLSGWMLARYSGGSPWAGGLALAVVGTALLFAIIALGG, via the coding sequence ATGGAGAACGTGGAGAAGGGCACCTGGCAGCGGGTGCTGGAACCGGTGGACCGCATTACCGAAGTGATCTTCGGGCTGCTGATGGCCATGACCTTCATCGGTTCGCTGAGCGTGGCGACCTCGGGCCGGGAAGAGGCGCGCACCATGCTGATCGCCGCGCTGGGCTGCAACCTGGCCTGGGGCCTGGCCGACGCGGTGATCTTCCTGATGCGCACCTGGACCGAGCGCACCCGCAGCCGCACGCTTCTGCAGCGACTGCAGGGCGGCGCCGACCCGCGCAACGGGCACTACCTCATCGCCGCCGCGCTGCCGCCGCGCATCGCCACGGCGGCCGGCGCGGAGGGGCTGGAAATGCTCCGCGTGCGCCTGCTGGGCACCGTGGGAACGCCGGTGCAGGCGCGGATCGGCTGGGCGGACCTGAAGGGCGCGCTGGCGACCTTCCTGCTGGTGGTGCTGGCGACCTTTCCGCTGGTGATTCCCTTCCTGCTGATCCCGCAGACCGGGCCGGCGATCCGCGCCTCGAACGCGGTGGCGCTGGTGATGCTGTTCCTCTCCGGCTGGATGCTCGCGCGCTACTCCGGCGGCTCCCCGTGGGCCGGCGGCCTGGCCCTGGCGGTGGTGGGCACGGCGCTGCTGTTCGCGATCATCGCGCTGGGTGGCTGA
- a CDS encoding cupin domain-containing protein: MQQLPPFKRVVTGHDAQGHAVVASCGPTPNNFPLKAVPGTLFYEVWNSLGSPAPLDNGADPTAQPLQLSPGPLGSVIRVVDIPPDSVQNQVSDEDAAAVFAEIGQSHAGTGKADSKHKLMHRTQTLDYGIVTEGEVWLVLDDGEVHLKRGDIVVQRGTNHAWSNRTEQMARMVFILLDGRYADALKELLP, encoded by the coding sequence ATGCAACAGCTTCCCCCCTTCAAACGTGTGGTCACCGGCCACGATGCCCAGGGCCACGCGGTGGTCGCCAGCTGCGGCCCGACGCCGAACAACTTCCCGCTCAAGGCTGTGCCCGGCACGCTGTTCTACGAGGTCTGGAACAGCCTCGGCAGCCCGGCGCCGCTGGACAACGGCGCCGACCCCACCGCGCAGCCGCTGCAGCTCAGCCCCGGCCCCCTGGGCAGCGTCATCCGCGTGGTGGACATCCCGCCGGACAGCGTGCAGAACCAGGTCAGCGATGAAGACGCCGCGGCGGTCTTCGCCGAAATCGGCCAATCCCATGCCGGCACCGGCAAGGCCGATTCGAAGCACAAGCTGATGCACCGCACCCAGACCCTGGACTACGGCATCGTCACCGAAGGCGAGGTCTGGCTGGTGCTGGACGACGGCGAGGTGCACTTGAAGCGCGGCGACATCGTGGTCCAGCGCGGCACCAACCACGCCTGGAGCAACCGCACCGAGCAGATGGCGCGGATGGTCTTCATCCTCCTCGACGGCCGTTACGCCGATGCGCTGAAGGAGCTGCTGCCATGA
- a CDS encoding LysR family transcriptional regulator, with protein sequence MTPHDLQLDWLKCFVSVVDAGSLSSAAGEIHRSQSAVSMQLKKLEGALGRQLLVRGPRSLELTADGQTLLGYARRMLDLQAQAQAAFHGEALTGRVRLGVPDDYAAKYLTPVLKRFAQRYAGVEVELNCEQSTSLIPRVASGDLDLALVSRDHGRRGTLLFHEPMVWVGSPHFELWRREPLPIAVYEDTSLARRSAINCLALQGRDYKVVYNSSSLAGQIAAVESGLAVAVLTQCSVPEHFQVLGAEHGLGPLEPMQVAVYRSRASQGSRAVDSLRSLLLQTLRQVPGE encoded by the coding sequence GTGACTCCCCATGACCTGCAACTGGACTGGTTGAAATGCTTCGTCAGCGTGGTCGATGCCGGCTCGCTGTCCAGCGCCGCCGGCGAGATTCATCGCTCGCAATCGGCGGTCAGCATGCAGTTGAAGAAGCTGGAAGGCGCCTTGGGTCGCCAACTGCTGGTGCGCGGCCCGCGCAGCCTGGAACTGACCGCCGATGGCCAGACCCTGCTGGGTTACGCGCGGCGCATGCTCGACCTGCAGGCGCAGGCCCAGGCCGCGTTCCATGGCGAAGCCCTCACCGGCAGGGTGCGCCTGGGGGTTCCCGATGACTATGCCGCGAAGTACCTCACGCCGGTGCTCAAGCGCTTCGCCCAGCGCTACGCCGGAGTGGAGGTCGAGCTGAACTGCGAGCAGTCCACCTCGCTGATCCCGCGGGTGGCCAGCGGCGATCTGGACCTGGCGCTGGTCTCCCGCGATCACGGGCGACGCGGCACGCTGTTGTTCCATGAACCCATGGTCTGGGTGGGCTCCCCGCATTTCGAACTGTGGCGCCGCGAACCGCTGCCCATCGCGGTCTACGAAGACACCAGCCTGGCGCGGCGCAGTGCGATCAACTGCCTGGCCCTGCAGGGGCGGGACTACAAGGTGGTGTACAACAGTTCCAGCCTGGCGGGACAGATCGCCGCCGTGGAAAGCGGCCTGGCGGTGGCGGTGCTGACCCAGTGCAGCGTGCCGGAACACTTCCAGGTGCTGGGCGCGGAGCACGGGCTAGGGCCGCTGGAGCCGATGCAGGTGGCCGTCTACCGCAGCCGTGCGTCGCAGGGCTCGCGGGCGGTCGACAGCTTGCGCAGCCTGCTGCTGCAGACCTTGCGGCAGGTGCCGGGCGAGTAG
- a CDS encoding NAD-dependent epimerase/dehydratase family protein, giving the protein MRVMVSGANGFVGRLLVRRLLEAGELRGRRIEALLLLDQSLDGLPDDARLRRHYGSVTDPALLRRVLADGVDVVFHLVSVPGGAAEAQYELGYQVNLQASLELLHQLRHTARPPVLVYASSVAVYGGGLPARMDEQQAAAPQLSYAAHKRMVEIALQDLARRGEVDGRALRLPGIVARPCEPNGLRSAFMSDLLHACAAGESYTCPVSPAASAWWMSARCCVDNLVHAAELKDPGSQRVWQLPVLQLTIAQVLDGLAACFGEANRARIAFDPDPQLEALFGAYPPLRTPLARELGFCHDGSVAGLLRNALDLPPRRNRAAARKGISA; this is encoded by the coding sequence ATGCGCGTGATGGTCAGCGGGGCCAATGGCTTCGTCGGCCGCCTGCTGGTGCGCCGCCTGCTGGAGGCGGGCGAGCTGCGCGGGCGGCGCATCGAGGCGTTGCTGCTGCTGGACCAGTCCCTCGATGGCCTGCCGGACGATGCGCGCCTGCGCCGGCACTACGGCAGCGTCACCGACCCGGCCTTGCTGCGGCGGGTGCTGGCCGATGGCGTGGACGTGGTGTTCCACCTGGTGAGCGTGCCCGGTGGCGCCGCCGAGGCGCAGTACGAGCTGGGCTACCAGGTCAACCTGCAGGCCAGCCTGGAACTGCTGCACCAGCTGCGCCATACCGCTCGCCCGCCGGTGCTGGTGTACGCCAGCAGCGTGGCGGTGTACGGCGGCGGGCTGCCGGCGCGGATGGACGAGCAGCAGGCGGCGGCGCCGCAGCTGTCCTATGCGGCGCACAAGCGCATGGTGGAAATCGCCCTGCAGGACCTGGCCCGCCGTGGCGAAGTGGACGGCCGCGCCCTGCGCCTGCCCGGTATCGTCGCCCGCCCGTGCGAGCCCAACGGCCTGCGCTCGGCGTTCATGAGCGACCTGCTGCACGCCTGTGCGGCGGGGGAGAGCTACACCTGCCCGGTATCGCCGGCGGCCAGCGCCTGGTGGATGTCGGCGCGCTGCTGCGTGGACAACCTGGTGCATGCCGCCGAATTGAAGGACCCCGGCAGCCAGCGTGTCTGGCAGCTGCCGGTGCTGCAGCTGACCATCGCCCAGGTGCTCGACGGGCTGGCCGCCTGCTTCGGCGAGGCCAACCGCGCGCGCATCGCCTTCGACCCCGATCCGCAGCTGGAAGCGCTGTTCGGCGCCTATCCGCCCCTGCGCACGCCGCTCGCCCGCGAGCTGGGCTTCTGCCACGACGGTTCGGTGGCCGGCCTGCTGCGCAACGCCCTCGACCTGCCGCCGCGTCGCAATCGCGCGGCCGCCCGCAAAGGAATCTCCGCATGA
- a CDS encoding fumarylacetoacetate hydrolase family protein, whose amino-acid sequence MKLATLDDGSRDGRLLVVSRDLSRAVDASGIAATLQAALDNWPLLVDDLQRLYQRLNDRAVAGAFELDLAQLAAPLPRAWQWLDGSCFLSHGELMQKAFQLEPIEGVERIPLIYQGAGDDFLGPRADIPLPSEAHGIDFEGEFAVLLDEVPMGCPAERALEHVRLVLQLNDVSLRALAPREMKTGFGFLQAKPASSFAPVAVTPDELGDAWRDGRVHLPLTVEWNGEWFGHPHGGAMHFGFHELIAHAALTRRLSAGTLIGSGTVSNADRSVGSACIAERRAIETIAHGAPRTGFMRFGDRVRMEARGERGEVLFGAIDQRVVQGGWPCA is encoded by the coding sequence ATGAAGCTCGCCACCCTCGACGACGGCAGCCGCGACGGCCGCCTGCTGGTGGTGTCCCGCGATCTTTCCCGGGCGGTGGATGCCAGCGGTATCGCCGCCACCCTGCAGGCCGCGCTGGACAACTGGCCGCTGCTGGTGGATGACCTGCAGCGCCTGTACCAGCGGCTCAACGACCGCGCCGTGGCCGGTGCCTTCGAACTGGACCTGGCGCAGCTCGCAGCGCCCCTGCCGCGCGCCTGGCAATGGCTGGACGGCTCGTGCTTCCTCAGCCACGGCGAGCTGATGCAGAAGGCCTTCCAGCTGGAACCCATCGAAGGCGTCGAGCGCATCCCGCTGATCTACCAGGGCGCCGGCGACGACTTCCTCGGCCCGCGCGCGGACATCCCGTTGCCCAGCGAGGCCCACGGCATCGACTTCGAAGGCGAGTTCGCCGTGCTGCTCGACGAGGTGCCCATGGGCTGCCCGGCCGAGCGCGCGCTGGAGCACGTGCGCCTGGTGCTGCAGCTCAACGATGTGAGCCTGCGCGCACTGGCGCCACGGGAGATGAAGACCGGCTTCGGTTTCCTCCAGGCCAAGCCCGCCAGCAGCTTCGCCCCGGTGGCGGTGACCCCGGACGAGCTGGGCGACGCCTGGCGTGACGGCCGCGTGCACCTGCCGCTGACGGTGGAGTGGAATGGCGAATGGTTCGGTCACCCCCACGGTGGCGCCATGCACTTCGGCTTCCACGAGCTGATCGCCCACGCTGCCCTGACGCGCCGGCTCAGTGCCGGCACGCTGATCGGCTCGGGCACCGTGTCCAACGCCGATCGCTCTGTCGGCTCGGCCTGCATCGCCGAGCGCCGCGCCATCGAGACCATCGCCCACGGCGCGCCGCGCACCGGCTTCATGCGCTTCGGCGACCGCGTGCGCATGGAGGCGCGCGGCGAGCGGGGCGAGGTGCTCTTCGGCGCCATCGACCAGCGCGTGGTGCAAGGGGGCTGGCCATGCGCGTGA